A genomic region of Silurus meridionalis isolate SWU-2019-XX chromosome 7, ASM1480568v1, whole genome shotgun sequence contains the following coding sequences:
- the LOC124388957 gene encoding pepsin A-like: MLKWAVVLCAMLALSECFISVSLIKGKSARDNLEEKGLWEKFRKMYPYNPAGRFSQSYAVGYESMTNDADLAYYGVISIGTPPQSFQVIFDTGSSNLWVPSVYCSSAACSNHVRFNPQASSTFQATNQPLSIQYGTGSMTGFLGYDTIGVGGIQVPHQIFGLSQSEAPFMAHMKADGILGLAYPQLAESNAEPVFDNMVQQGLVQDFFSVYLSSNSQTGSEVIFGGYNPKHYTGSLIWIPLSSETYWQISLDSITINGQVVACNGGCQAIVDTGTSLIAGPYNDINSMNSWVGATVNNGDAVVNCNNIGSMPVLTFNINGNAFTLPASAYVRQSYYYGCRTGFSPSSSSLWILGDVFIRQYYTVFDRANNSVGLAKAV; encoded by the exons ATGTTGAAGTGGGCCGTGGTTCTTTGCGCCATGCTGGCGCTCTCCGAGTGCTTCATCAG TGTTTCTCTGATCAAGGGGAAGAGTGCTCGTGACAATCTGGAGGAGAAGGGTCTTTGGGAGAAGTTCAGGAAGATGTACCCTTATAACCCAGCGGGCAGGTTCTCCCAGAGCTATGCTGTTGGTTATGAATCCATGACCAATGATGCTGAT CTTGCCTACTATGGTGTGATTTCCATTGGCACTCCTCCCCAGTCCTTCCAGGTTATCTTTGATACTGGCTCTTCCAACCTTTGGGTTCCCTCCGTATACTGCAGCAGTGCTGCCTGCA gCAACCATGTGAGGTTTAATCCTCAGGCATCCAGCACTTTCCAAGCCACCAACCAGCCTCTTTCAATCCAGTACGGCACCGGCAGCATGACTGGTTTCCTCGGATATGACACTATTGGG GTTGGCGGTATTCAGGTTCCCCATCAGATCTTTGGATTGAGCCAATCCGAGGCACCCTTCATGGCCCACATGAAGGCCGATGGTATTTTGGGACTGGCCTACCCACAGTTGGCTGAATCCAACGCCGAGCCTGTGTTTGACAACATGGTCCAGCAGGGTCTTGTGCAAGATTTCTTCTCTGTCTACCTGAGCAG CAACTCTCAAACTGGCAGTGAGGTTATCTTCGGTGGATACAACCCTAAACACTACACTGGTTCTCTGATCTGGATCCCTTTGTCATCTGAGACATACTGGCAGATCTCTTTGGACAG CATCACCATTAATGGACAGGTTGTTGCTTGCAATGGTGGATGCCAGGCTATTGTGGACACTGGCACCTCTCTGATCGCTGGTCCTTATAATgacatcaacagcatgaacagcTGGGTGGGAGCCACCGTCAACAATGGAGAT GCTGTGGTGAACTGCAACAACATCGGAAGCATGCCTGTATTGACCTTCAACATCAACGGCAATGCCTTTACCCTGCCTGCCTCAGCCTACGTCCGTCAG TCTTATTACTATGGCTGCCGCACCGGTTTCAGCCCCAGCAGCTCCAGCTTGTGGATCCTGGGTGATGTGTTCATTAGGCAGTACTACACCGTCTTCGACCGGGCAAACAACTCTGTGGGTTTGGCCAaggctgtgtaa